The genomic interval AAGTACCTCTGATTTCACTTATAGAAAATCTGAAGCTTTACGCACGCGATTGACAGTTGAACACGATTGGAACTCAAAAGCTAGTACAGGAATGACTATTTACCATAGAGATAATAAATTAGGTCAAAATCCATCCTATGGAATACGTTGGAGTCCTACTACAAATCCAACTACTGCCACTGGTGAAGTAAATTCAAACAATTTTAAAAGCTATGGAGCGATTGGCCAACACACTCAAAAATTTAATTTTTGGAATACAACAATGGTCAGTGGTGCTTCATTTGATTTTTCTCCTGTAACCTATTGGTCGTATTTACTAGACATCAAAGCTAATTTGAATCCTGGAGAAACAGGTAAACAAACGGTAAACAAATACGAAATTGTAGCAGAACATCCTGAAACCAAATTAGCCGATTATACCGCCGACATTTACAACACAGCGATTTTTAAACAAATCAACTTCAGTCCTATACAAGAATTAATAGTTACGGTTGGCGGTCGTTATGATGCTATGAAGTTAAAATACAACAATGCCTTAGATAATTCTTCAGGGGACAAAACCTACGACAAATTCACTTTCAAAGCGGGTGCAAACTTCAATCCTATCAAAGAAGCAGGTTTTTACGGGAATTATTCTCAGGGATTTGCTCCTCCAGGAGTCACTTCTATTTTTAGAGCAAAATCTGGCACAGGTGGATCAACAGGAAAAACGGCGGAGTTTTATTATAATTTAGAACCGGCAACATTTGAAAATTTTGAAGTTGGTGGTTGGGTTTCTTTATTCGAAAATAAATTGACCTTTGATTACGCCCTTTATTATATGGAAGGAACAAACGAACTTTTGAGTATCAAATTAGAAGATAATTCAACGGATTATCGTTCTGCGGGAAAAACAAGTCACAAAGGAATTGAGTTTGGTTTCAACTACAAACCTAACACACAATGGAACATTCGAGTAGGCGGAACCGTTGCAGAACACCGGTATATTGACTTTACGATTTCGGACAAATCAACTGATGTTTTACAAAATTTAGGAGGTTATGAAATGCCACAAGCGCCAAGATGGGCAGGGAATTCAGAGGTTAGTTATTATCCCAATTGGTTGCCGAATTTCAGAGCTTCGGTAGAATGGCAATTAATCAGTAGCTACTATCAAGATCAAGTGAACACAGTAAAATATGCGGGTTACAATTTGTTCAATGGTCGTATTGGTTATAAATATAAAAGCATTGAGATTTACGGAAACGTGATGAATCTTACTGACAAACTATATGCCTACAATGTGAGTAGAGGGAATTTAACCACTTCGCAAGCTAGTTATACAGCAGCTGCACCTAGAACATTCTTAATTGGTTTACAATATAATCTTTGTTTGAAAAAATAATCTAATATGAAAAAGTCGAACAGTAAAAAGTGGATTAAAAAGCTAAAGAAAAACGG from Flavobacterium ovatum carries:
- a CDS encoding TonB-dependent receptor, which codes for MRKLLVILLLVGQLIHAQNKKVKDTSCNELDNIFVTANRTETLRKETPVAISKITAKTIDESKASALYEIANKTPGVVMINLGNEQHAMSIRQPISYSSYYLYLEDGLPIRPLGIFNHNALLEINQFNLQSIEIVKGPVSSLYGPEAVGGTINLISQKPSYYPEFKFGVQADQWGYKRVQAAGGATIGKIGFHISGISSIQESSWMEQSDYKKDNLNVRLDYAINDKTRLTSNTMVGKYFSDMSGSVNENDFNNRTYTSTSDFTYRKSEALRTRLTVEHDWNSKASTGMTIYHRDNKLGQNPSYGIRWSPTTNPTTATGEVNSNNFKSYGAIGQHTQKFNFWNTTMVSGASFDFSPVTYWSYLLDIKANLNPGETGKQTVNKYEIVAEHPETKLADYTADIYNTAIFKQINFSPIQELIVTVGGRYDAMKLKYNNALDNSSGDKTYDKFTFKAGANFNPIKEAGFYGNYSQGFAPPGVTSIFRAKSGTGGSTGKTAEFYYNLEPATFENFEVGGWVSLFENKLTFDYALYYMEGTNELLSIKLEDNSTDYRSAGKTSHKGIEFGFNYKPNTQWNIRVGGTVAEHRYIDFTISDKSTDVLQNLGGYEMPQAPRWAGNSEVSYYPNWLPNFRASVEWQLISSYYQDQVNTVKYAGYNLFNGRIGYKYKSIEIYGNVMNLTDKLYAYNVSRGNLTTSQASYTAAAPRTFLIGLQYNLCLKK